Part of the Plectropomus leopardus isolate mb chromosome 7, YSFRI_Pleo_2.0, whole genome shotgun sequence genome, CAGCTTAATTTATTCTCAGACAGTACTGAGAGGACACCACTAAAAGCCAATTTACCGAGGCAACGAAACTCACTTTCTGTACCCTCTGTTGTCAGTGTCGGCAGTGTCACTATTAGTTTTCTTCAGAGGTTTTATATTCAGTCTTCTGTTCAGTTTTCATCTAGTTGTCCTTTACCTGTCTTCTTATGGTAGTAGCATTTGGCCATGAACCCGGCACACTTAACAAACTCTTTAAACTCGATCTCTCCATTGCGGTTTTTATCAATCAGCCCCATGATCTTGTTGAAGTCAGCTCCCTCGAAGTGAGCCTGCAGAGCATATTATTACAGCACAAGTTACATCTGATTAATGATATATGAGTAAGACACATGATGTTATGTATAGATGCACATGTATTGTAACTATATCATGTTAAAGTGAATGAGTTAAATATCTTACCTTAGCCTCAGGGCATGCAATCTCTTTCTCAAACAGCTTCTTTAACTCCTCCTGCGTTAACTTGCCATCCTCGTTAGCGTATgccataaaaacatcaacaatgtTTTCAACGGCCTGTTCCAAACGAGCCATAGTTGAAGCTAGACAAAGAGATTGATACTGATTTTGTGTAATAATTAAAGAAACACACGATTTACTGCTTTTGAAACACAGaggatgaagaaaaaacaaagttgttgcCAAGAGTTGTGCAGACACTATATAGTCATGTCTTGGGGAAAACTCTTTATATTGGTAAATTAGAGTAATTTGCTTTTAGACTAAAGTTTAAAGGGAAGAGCTATAGAACAATGTAAAAGTCAGAGGTTCACATTCAACACTATGAAGGAGGATGACAAATGCTCAGAGCAACTTGTTTTTTCAGTAGCACAGAATAAAGCTTTTGTGAATTTAGGCAACTGCTCTCTAGTTTCATACCTCTAATAATGCTACCagtttacagaaaatattttgtcacCTGTGTTGCATGTATCAGGCTTTGTGCAATCATCATGCTCACTCTCTCAACATATTCCAGATATTGTCTTTCCAAACACAGAACTCCCTCCCTCCATGATGCTTTCAAATGAGGACTCACCTCAGAGTTTAGGTTTATCAGGTGAAGAGAGAGATCACATCTGCTTGGTCCCAGAGCAGATTGGTGTCAGACTGACGGGAAAGCCTCCTTAAATAGGAGTGGACACAATCTCTGACACATGTAAATACATACATGTACAAAAGAACACATGGTGAGTCATACTGGAAATCTAGCCCACTCCCCACAAACCAGCTTCACTGGTCATTTTGTGCCAAAGTGTATAGACAGAGAATTTATCATTGCTAAGAGAGTGGACGCATGCTTGTGTTGTCTAtagagaaaatgtttgcatacaCTGACATTGAtgaaatgtgtatttatgaCTATGCATTGATGAGTGAAGTGTTTTGGTTACAGGTGGAGTATACCGCTGCAAGGTGCAGCCaactgtgaagaaaatgtgtacACGGAAAACACTAAACTGTGTAGATGTCTTCCTTGCCAAAAAATGGTAACTATAAATTCCAttcagatacaaaaacatgacatattttatattaatacaAGATTACTGATTAATTTACCAAGTGTCTAAAAGGAAACCCAAATCACTGACCACAGAAGTAAAGCCATACCAATAGTATTGTAAGCCTAAAGAAACCTTAATCATTCTACTCCACGAAGACACAATTATTCCCAAAGACCGAAGAAACTACttttcaataaaatatgttttatgtagaATTATACAGAACTTGTCATTCAGCTATTGTACATCAGTATtggacacacaaataaaaaataatgatgatgtcCTCATCCGTCTTTGTAACACTCCACCCAAAATGCATCTTTGGTGTCATATTGTAAACTGTGGCTGTAAAAAGTTTCTCATCATGTGATTAGTGAAGTTAGACCTTACACACATGACAGTGAAAAGGGATGAGGACCTGAGCACAGCAAGGGACAGTCGACAAGGTAGCATTCAGAGCTTTACTTTGGTCCGTAGAcggcagaaattaaaaaaaatatatacatagtataacacaacacacaacaaggGTCTGCTACACTTCCACAGGATGACTGGCTGAGTGAGCAGGGCTGTGTGAGTGGGCTGAGGATTAAAAGCGGACAGAAGTATATTTGGTAAATGGACCAGCGCTTGTATACcgcttttctagtcatttgaCAACTGAAAGCGCTTCTGCATTACGAATCACATTtacccattcacacatacactaaTACACTagtggccgaggctactgttCAAGgggccacctgctactcagtttttaaaacactcacacacagatggaaaagccatcaggagcaatttgggttCAGTATCTTTGCATTTGACTTAAGTAGTTGAGGATCAAACCCAAACCCTCCAATTAGTGGACAACACACTCTTCCCCTGACACACAGCTGCCCTGCATTTGTATTTGAGGTCCATGCAGGTCGTATATGGGCCAAAAAATTGTTCCTATATGGGATTGCCAATTGCACACGAGTGGGTTTACCCAAATTGTCCACACATGGGTTATGCTAAGGCTATCTGGGTACCCAAGGGCATCTTGTCTAGGGCCCACTGGTTGTTTTGTGGCATACTGTATAAATATGGTGTTTCTATAGCTCAGAGGATGGActcatgttttgtgtgtctaGAGAGGAAAGTCCACTGACACTGATGACACGTGTTGGTATGTTCATGCACCATGCACTGATGCACGAAGTGTTTTGAATACAGGTGGGGAAGAGGTGCAAGGTGCAGTctattgtgaaaaaaagtgtaaatggGAAAACTACTCCACCTAACCCCCAAAATGGTGACTTTAAACCCACTTCCTGAAAGGAAAACTAAATTCATCAGTGTGTGGGAGTGGAGCAGACCCTTTTCTCCTTCAGACTGTTTGAATGTAATTACTTTGCCACAGGGTTCCTGCCTTCCCTTTTTACTTTTGCTTGTATTTGGTTTATagtgtttcctgtttgtctggggtttgtttttgttttcttgatttttgcCTGCTGCTGACCAAAGTAAAGCTCTCAATGCTGCCTTGCTTCTTGTCTGCTGCTATGCTCAGTTCCTCATCCTCTGTCAAGTACCATTGTGTGTCTAAGTTCTGCTTAACTTATTATCTTAATTTGATTCAAACATACAACTGTTTACAGCACCTGTTTACAGTGTTAACTACATACTTCTAAAGGTAGATTTTTGGTGGAGTCTTATCAAGAGAGATGAGAAGATTAACATGATTTTCGATCTGCATGTGTTCAATACACACTTAAGCACTGCACGAAGACAGGATGCGAGTAAAAGAGCAAATAGCAAATTTCCCATAATgttacacattttaaaggtccagtgtgattTTGTGGTTTATGGTGATGAAAATTTCAGATTGCAACTTGATTTCAGCTGGTTAGACTTACTTCAGTTCTCATTATTCATGAGGTTTTTACAGTGAGTCATATTATCCAGATGTCTTTTCTtatccaaaacaaatgaaccaggggatttaaagtagaaaaaacaccaaattaagcagtttcatgttaaaaatctgtgttttactgatGACCTTGTTGCCGAGGGGCTGCTAACTGCAGTGGTGATCATGACAATACTTTGCTcaggtgtttggtttgtccgttctgggctactgtagtaacatggtggtgcaacctGGTAGACTCTGTGGACAAAGATTTGCtgcctatgtagatataaactactcattctaaggtaaaaaaaaaccccaaacaaaacacaatgattcttatttccAGCCTATTATATACTAAAGATGACATtcttattgtattatattcaatatttgccaatatattcccctaaatcctaaacgCTGGACCTTAAAGGTATGGtcaataaagaaatatataaacttTGAGTTTTCAAAGGGTTCGAAACCTAACTAAAACATGGATACTCATAGTTAGGTTAGAGTATTCTCTTCCATCTTCAGGATCAATTTTATCTCGTTGTGGAGTAAAATAAAGATTAGGGTTCATTTGTGCTTAAGAAACGTGTGGTATAGCTTTGCTTCTATAATCAATGATTCAGTTTTCCTTTCAGACCACTTATTCGATCAATTAGTGATTAtgaatttacataaaaacattgcattttcaGAGTAAAAGGGGGGTTTAAACTCACCGTTCTGGGGCTGGGATGAAATATTctcattgtgtatttttccatttacatattttatccaCAATAGGCTGCACCTTGATGCTTAACTCCACCTCCAACAACACTTCATTCATCAGCGCATTGACTTAAATACACATTTCATCTATGCCAACAGATATAACACTGTTATCattagacaaaaaacaaatgtgagtcAACCTTCTGAACTATAATAAGCACCATGATTACACAAAATGGCACAGAAAGACCAGTGAAGCTGGTTTGTGGGGGGTAGGGCAGATTTCCAGTACATGAATCACTACAGGAGTGTTCCTTTGTGCATAAATGTATCTTAATGTACTCAACATTGTATGTCCACTGTTATATAAGGAGGCTTTCCCCTCAGTCTTACATCAGTCTCCTCTGAGACCAAGCAGACGTGATCTCTCTCTTCACCTGATAAACCTAAACTCTGAGGTGAGTCCTGatggaaagaaaatgacagaattgagttttgtgtttagaaagaaaatat contains:
- the LOC121945330 gene encoding protein S100-A1-like; this encodes MARLEQAVENIVDVFMAYANEDGKLTQEELKKLFEKEIACPEAKAHFEGADFNKIMGLIDKNRNGEIEFKEFVKCAGFMAKCYYHKKTGKGQLDEN